The Pungitius pungitius chromosome 10, fPunPun2.1, whole genome shotgun sequence genome has a window encoding:
- the gja5a gene encoding gap junction protein, alpha 5a, with translation MGDWSLLGNFLEEVQEHSTSVGKVWLTVLFIFRILVLGTAAESSWGDEQSDFLCDTQQPGCTNVCYDSAFPIAHIRYWVLQIVFVSTPSLIYMGHAMHIVRREEKQRRVEQEEREERGEGGEDLAGEKEYLQQKASGRMVSSDGTGRVRLKGALLQTYILSIMIRTVMEVTFIVVQYMIYGVFLRALYLCKSWPCPNPVNCYMSRPTEKNVFIVFMLVVAAVSLLLSVLELYHLGWKSATRCLRKKRMQEGSRKAATAAAASAASAALEPNGPPLPSASCTPPPDFSQCLAASSPMSPMTSMASHPFSNRMALQQNCANLATERHHSCDDLEDEKDFTRMRFDHVAPEMPLSCSPSPLLHSGYVKDKRRLSKTSGTSSRARQDDLAV, from the coding sequence ATGGGGGATTGGAGTCTCCTGGGGAATTTCCTAGAGGAGGTCCAGGAACACTCCACCTCGGTCGGGAAGGTCTGGCTCACCGTCCTCTTCATCTTTCGCATCCTGGTGCTCGGCACGGCGGCCGAGTCGTCCTGGGGCGACGAGCAGAGCGACTTCCTGTGCGACACCCAGCAGCCCGGCTGCACCAACGTGTGCTACGACAGCGCCTTCCCCATCGCCCACATCCGCTACTGGGTGCTGCAGATTGTGTTTGTCTCCACGCCGTCCCTCATCTACATGGGCCACGCCATGCACATTGTGCgcagggaggagaagcagcggcgggtggagcaggaggagagggaggagcggggggaaggaggagaagaccTGGCCGGGGAGAAGGAGTACCTCCAGCAGAAGGCGAGCGGAAGAATGGTGTCATCCGACGGGACCGGGCGCGTCCGCCTGAAAGGAGCGCTGCTGCAGACGTACATCCTGAGCATCATGATCCGcacggtgatggaggtgacGTTCATCGTGGTGCAGTACATGATCTACGGGGTGTTCCTCAGGGCGTTGTACCTGTGCAAGTCGTGGCCCTGCCCCAACCCCGTCAACTGCTACATGTCCCGGCCCACGGAGAAGAACGTCTTCATCGTCTTCATGCTGGTGGTGGCCGCcgtgtctctgctgctctccgTGCTCGAGCTCTACCACCTCGGCTGGAAGAGCGCCACGAGGTGTTTGCGCAAGAAGAGGATGCAGGAGGGCAGCCGAAAGgcggcgacggcggcggcggcgtccgcGGCGTCCGCGGCCCTGGAGCCCAACGGCCCCCCGCTGCCCTCAGCCTCCTGCACCCCACCGCCTGACTTCAGCCAATGCCTGGCGGCCTCGAGCCCCATGAGCCCCATGACCTCTATGGCCTCGCATCCCTTCAGCAACAGGATGGCGCTGCAACAAAACTGCGCCAACTTGGCCACGGAGCGGCATCACAGCTGCGACGACCTGGAGGACGAGAAAGACTTCACCAGGATGCGATTCGACCACGTGGCCCCAGAGATGCCCCTCAGCTGCTCCCCGTCGCCGCTGCTGCACTCCGGCTACGTGAAGGACAAACGCCGCCTGAGCAAGACCAGCGGCACCAGCAGCCGGGCTCGCCAGGATGACCTGGCAGTGTAG